TTACTATACCCACTCTCGGAATACAAAACCCCCATAAAAACACATTTTACACCTTGCGAGCCAATGCACACACCAACCGCACAACCCACTAATCATCCTCGACCTCCAACTCTTCTTCATCCACCGTCTTTCCCTCGCCAGCCCAGATATTCGCACTCATACTCCAAACCATGAGCACATTATCCTCCGCCGCACTCGCCACTTCCCACCCGCTCAACTCGCCCCCACCGCCTCCCTTTCCGCCTTCCGCTTTGCTCGCGTCGACAGGCCCAGGACACCAACACACGTCGGTCGGCCGTCCGGTGTGTCCTCCGTGAATGAACATGAGTTCGGGCGGGCCGTCTTCAGCGTCGTCGGGGGACTGTTCTTCTCCTATGCGCGAGAGGTCCCAGATGTGGACTCGGCGATCGGACGAGGCGGATGCGAGGACGGTGGGCGAGGTTGGGGACCAGGAGAGCTGAAGCACTTCGTCCCTGTGAGATTCGAGCGAGTGGAGTCGGTGCGAAAGTGTGCGGGTGTCCCATATTCCGATTGTCTGAGGTGGTGGGGATGTAAGTGACTATGCGAGTAAGAGAATGAATGGGAGACGTACTTTGTCGCTTGAGCCGGTAAGGATGAGGTTCTCGTTGCTTGGACAGAACGAGACCGCGAGAATCTCCCGGTCATGTGCTGTTACGCGTTGTTTTGGTTTTGTGCGTGCTGGGTCGCGTGTGTCCCAGCTGGTATTTTTCAGTTTTAGTTCATTTGGAGGTGCGGTTGATGGGACATTCGAGCTAAACGTCAGAACTCGAATGCAAAAAGGAGCGAAGAACTCACATGAACAACTGCTTGTCATCTCCGACACTCGCAAACACATTCTGATGCGTCGCGTGCCAACTCACATCCTGGACGCCTCATCAGTCCCTATTGATTCAATCCCCTCGTAAAACTCACCCCGACAACGCTCCCGTGGCCTCTGAACACATCTACCGGCTCGACCCCACTGCCACTCTTTGAATAACCCGCCTGAACATCCCAGTGACAGACGGTCGTGTCTTCTCCACTACTCAAGACATGTCCCTCCCAGCACTTGCTCCATCCAAGCCCATACCCTTCCATCGTCTGCCCAACGAGCGTCACATCCGGACGCATAGCATCCGAATCAGGCTCGGAAGGATGCTTAGTCCGGTCATATATAAACACCCGACCCGAAACCGACTTGGTGGCCAGTATATTCGGGTTCTGAGGCATATATCGCGCACGGTTTATTTCGCCATCGTGCAGCATTCTCTGCGTGATTTGAATCCTGGGTGCGGGGCCAGCAGAGGTAGTATGGAGTTCTCCGCTGTCTTCGTCATAGTTCTCGCGACTGAGCGAGTCCGAGGTGGATGAGACTCGTTTGGGGATGTGGACTGTGGTGATTTGGAGGTAGTCTTTGCTTTGGCGGGATGTGTGTGTTCCGAGGAGGAGGCGAGAGATTGAGTATGGTTTGTCTGGTGGGCTGGTCGGGTGTTAGTTGGGGTGTGATGTTGGACAGGGGAGAGGACAGCGCACCATTCTGTGTCAGGGAACCATTCACATGTAAGAGTTGGCCAGTCTAGCGCATGTGTGATGAGTGTGTCGTACAAGTACGGAGCGTTCTTTTTCCTGTTCCACGGTCAACCCAAAAGCCAGTAAATAACCTCGAATTAACAGACCAGATTTTATATTCCTGGAGCTCGGCCGTGAGTGCAAGACTCGAaataaacaaagacaatcaGCTGACCTCGTTGACAACCTTGTTCGCATTCTCTCCGTCCATCTCGGcatcttcctcctcgtcatACGGAACAGGCGAGTTATCTGAACGAGGCATACTGGGATTACTCTCAATTACTTTGTCGTGGTCCTGAACGCGACGCGCCCAATGTGAATTTGCAATCCAGCGAGCTAAGCGCCATGGGTCAGACCCTAACCGGTTCCCGCCGATTCGTGCTTGACCAGTACGTGCCTGTGTGTAACCCCAATCCTTGTCTGTGAGTCAAGACTGGGGGAATTTATTCTCCATAAAAAAGCTGCTATTTATTCTGATGGATGGCTGGACTCGATAGATTCCCATTCGGTTCGGGAACGGACGCATTAAAAGTTTGATTTTCGGTTTGGAATTATGGCGAGTCCTGTTGTGAACGTGAGTAGTTGTATGCCTATGCGCCATTATCCTGGATAATAATCGTATACGAAAACAAGGTGGTGCGATACAGTGCACTTGGGGGCGGAATCCTGTACGGAATCTTCCACCGACGGACTCTCCAAACTCGACTTGACAACGAACGGGCACACGAGCAGGAGGTGAAACATGAGCATTTGATCAAGCAGGCGAAAGAGGCATGGCAGAGGAAGAAAGACTCCAGCTTGTCTAACCGTAAGTTCCCACCCTATTGTTTATTCGTTCATTTCGTTCTTTACTCATCCTGATTTTCCAAGTGATCACCGACCCCGATGATCCTCGATTCGATATTGACAAGCTCATTGCCAAGTACGAGTCCGAGTCCAAGTGACACTGAAAAGAATGCATGTAACTTTTTTTTGCTGCACTGCTATAGATTTCGGTTATTTAATTCTCTCGTGGGAGACCAATCGcttagtttccttttttaaGATCGACAACAGAACCCTGTCTCAACCGATTCATCTGATCATCCGCATTTATTACGATTAAGTGGCTACAATTTAGGTCCATCTATTCATGAAGCTGCAGTTCCGAACAACAACTTTTTGATATCTGCATCCTTGTATCCTTCCAAGTCGCTCGATCCACCGATATGTTTCTCAGCTATGGGATCATCAGTTCCCACGCCTCTCATTCCATCCGACAACAAAGAAAACTTACCAATAAAGATGTTCGGAACTGTCCTCTGGTTTGTCTTTTCTTGCAAGTGGTTCTGGATTGCTCCTCCATCTTCGAGCTCGTCGAGTCTACGTATCACGAGTTAACACATGAGCAGCGAGGAAGAGAAGAAACATACTCGAGAATCACCACCTCGACTTGATCCTTTTCGTTCACCGCCAAGTTACTGACATAGGTGTTGATTCTGCTCTTGGCCTTGCGGCAGTAGGGGCAGTAGGTTTTGCTGAAGATCGCAATCTTCTTCTTGCCGTCCTATCTCCCCCCAATCCGCATGAGCTCCACAGAGTATCGTAAACTAAGGAAGGGACAAACCTTGGTAGTAATAGCGTTATT
The Rhizoctonia solani chromosome 8, complete sequence DNA segment above includes these coding regions:
- a CDS encoding histone acetyltransferase type B subunit 2, with protein sequence MPRSDNSPVPYDEEEDAEMDGENANKVVNEEYKIWKKNAPYLYDTLITHALDWPTLTCEWFPDTECPPDKPYSISRLLLGTHTSRQSKDYLQITTVHIPKRVSSTSDSLSRENYDEDSGELHTTSAGPAPRIQITQRMLHDGEINRARYMPQNPNILATKSVSGRVFIYDRTKHPSEPDSDAMRPDVTLVGQTMEGYGLGWSKCWEGHVLSSGEDTTVCHWDVQAGYSKSGSGVEPVDVFRGHGSVVGDVSWHATHQNVFASVGDDKQLFISNVPSTAPPNELKLKNTSWDTRDPARTKPKQRVTAHDREILAVSFCPSNENLILTGSSDKTIGIWDTRTLSHRLHSLESHRDEVLQLSWSPTSPTVLASASSDRRVHIWDLSRIGEEQSPDDAEDGPPELMFIHGGHTGRPTDVCWCPGPVDASKAEGGKGGGGGELSGWEVASAAEDNVLMVWSMSANIWAGEGKTVDEEELEVEDD
- a CDS encoding ATP synthase E chain domain-containing protein, whose amino-acid sequence is MASPVVNVVRYSALGGGILYGIFHRRTLQTRLDNERAHEQEVKHEHLIKQAKEAWQRKKDSSLSNLITDPDDPRFDIDKLIAKYESESK
- a CDS encoding monothiol glutaredoxin, which gives rise to MITRSFITLAHRTSSIPRLPPATRSPLRFFPLASLFATTSSGPTAQQKLNMTVQDTVNNAITTKDGKKKIAIFSKTYCPYCRKAKSRINTYVSNLAVNEKDQVEVVILELDELEDGGAIQNHLQEKTNQRTVPNIFIAEKHIGGSSDLEGYKDADIKKLLFGTAAS